A DNA window from Chryseobacterium scophthalmum contains the following coding sequences:
- a CDS encoding MMPL family transporter, with product MIQETMHRFFIHLYYFISKNRLISIAAALGILLVCGFFASKINFEEDINQIIPKNEKSDLTAKVLTQLNFSDKIIVIVEKKSKDDNFQLSETADTFLNKIEPLKKYIGSVQGKVNDNEISETFDFVNQNLPLFLNEKDYAEIERKLSKDSIAKQVENNYVSLVSPTSLVTKDFIKKDPLGITFLGIKKLNALNISKDFKLEDNYIVTKDGKNLLLFIDPKNKSDDTKNNEVFVNQLNEIKDEINKTFSGKTEISYFGSPVIAVANAQQIKKDIQNTVIISMTVLLILLIYYFRNFFTPLIVFLPTVFAVFISLMILYFIKDKISAISLSVGAILIGITIDYALHILTHYKHNNNIEELYKEITQPIILSSATTAVSFLCLVFVRSEALKDLGLFASITVFLSSFAALIIVPQLYHPKADNEKTNTNFIDKIGSYPYEKNKPLIIGCSLIIIACLFGFRHVGFNEDIGDLNYIPKDLKISEAKLEKLSDITSKSIYTISYGDSESEALTRNSKLSQFLEKEKQDGKILSYNSIGNVVLSEKDQQKKVDQWNQFWNKNKKDQTISELVENGNKFGFNASAFDQFNENLNKSYSTLSLKDYEKVKALQISEFLSNEKGFYTVSNVVKVNEKNRDAFIKDVEKSHEALAIDRQQMNENFLGLLKRDFNTLINYSLLAIVLTIIVFFRNFELSLLTMFPIVLTGVVTAGILYFLGLELNIFSTVVCTLVFGVGDDFSIFLTKAMQKEHTNGKNELPTYRTSIILAVFTTILSIGSLIFAKHPALHSLALVALIGMFSVIVITSTLYPFWFRFLITNRQKKGLSPITLRLFLRSVFSFIYYGLGGLIFSFFGHFFIKKAKGKTLDNIKKAIALFLKSVLHLTPFVKKTVIRNPNEDFSKPAVIIANHTSFLDTLAIAMTTHKIVYLVNDWVWNSPVFGKLVRALGFFPVSQGIENGKEKLKEKIDQGYSLVVFPEAERSYTNDVKRFHKGAFYLAEEFGLDILPLYIHGNSEVQPKGDFIIYDGSITVKVGDRINKNDLNFGKDYSERTKKINAYFRDEFAKLRNEIEDENYFKKKLFLSFLYKENEVVKPVKEDFNKNKSVYFELNKHIPNDATIFHIADDFGQKDILLTLQQAGRRVFSLINDEEKRLVAKNNYLVQRRKIFYIDNQSQINKKVDLLLISDDNFNLNDIKDLPETIILLNSKNQTFENPNYKEVVISESIKIFRHE from the coding sequence TTGATTCAAGAAACCATGCATCGTTTTTTCATCCATTTATATTATTTTATTTCTAAAAACCGACTTATTTCTATTGCTGCAGCATTGGGAATCTTATTGGTTTGTGGTTTTTTTGCTTCGAAAATTAATTTTGAGGAAGATATCAATCAGATTATTCCGAAAAACGAAAAATCTGATCTTACGGCAAAAGTTCTCACGCAACTCAATTTTTCAGACAAGATTATCGTCATCGTTGAAAAAAAATCAAAAGACGACAATTTTCAGCTTTCAGAAACTGCCGATACTTTTTTAAATAAAATTGAACCTTTAAAAAAATACATCGGCTCAGTTCAGGGAAAAGTAAATGACAATGAAATTTCGGAGACTTTCGATTTTGTCAACCAGAATCTTCCTTTGTTTTTAAACGAAAAAGATTACGCAGAGATCGAAAGAAAGCTCAGCAAAGACAGCATTGCCAAACAGGTTGAGAATAATTATGTTTCGCTGGTTTCACCTACAAGCTTAGTGACTAAAGATTTCATCAAAAAAGATCCTTTAGGAATTACTTTTTTAGGAATCAAAAAACTGAATGCGCTCAATATCAGCAAAGATTTCAAGCTTGAAGACAATTACATCGTCACCAAAGACGGCAAAAATCTTTTGCTTTTCATCGATCCTAAAAACAAAAGCGACGATACCAAAAACAACGAAGTTTTCGTCAATCAATTAAACGAAATTAAAGACGAAATCAACAAAACTTTTAGCGGAAAAACTGAGATCAGTTATTTTGGTTCGCCCGTAATTGCTGTTGCCAATGCGCAACAAATCAAAAAAGACATTCAGAACACGGTGATTATTTCGATGACGGTTCTTTTGATTTTACTAATTTATTATTTCAGAAATTTCTTTACGCCATTAATTGTATTTCTACCAACCGTTTTTGCCGTTTTCATTTCACTGATGATTTTATATTTTATTAAAGATAAAATCTCGGCAATTTCGCTCAGTGTTGGTGCGATTCTCATCGGAATCACCATTGATTACGCGCTTCACATTCTCACGCATTACAAGCACAATAATAATATTGAAGAGCTTTATAAAGAAATTACACAACCTATTATTCTGAGCAGCGCAACGACAGCAGTTTCTTTTTTATGTCTGGTTTTCGTTCGCTCTGAAGCGTTGAAAGATCTCGGTCTTTTTGCTTCGATTACGGTTTTCCTATCTTCTTTTGCAGCGTTAATTATCGTTCCGCAATTGTATCACCCGAAAGCAGATAATGAGAAAACCAACACCAATTTTATCGATAAAATAGGAAGTTATCCTTACGAAAAGAACAAACCTTTAATTATCGGTTGCTCTCTGATTATCATTGCCTGTCTTTTCGGTTTCAGGCACGTTGGTTTTAATGAAGATATTGGCGACTTAAATTATATTCCAAAAGATTTAAAAATAAGTGAAGCCAAGCTTGAAAAACTGTCTGACATCACTTCAAAATCGATTTACACTATTTCTTATGGAGATTCTGAAAGTGAAGCTTTAACAAGAAATTCTAAACTGAGTCAGTTTTTAGAAAAAGAAAAGCAAGATGGAAAAATTTTAAGCTACAATTCGATTGGAAACGTTGTTCTCTCAGAAAAAGACCAGCAGAAAAAAGTAGACCAATGGAATCAATTCTGGAACAAAAATAAAAAAGACCAGACGATTTCTGAATTAGTTGAAAACGGAAATAAATTTGGTTTCAATGCTTCCGCATTTGATCAGTTTAATGAAAACTTAAATAAATCTTATTCTACTTTAAGTTTAAAAGATTATGAAAAAGTAAAAGCACTCCAAATCTCAGAATTCCTAAGCAATGAAAAAGGATTTTATACTGTTTCGAATGTTGTAAAAGTGAATGAGAAAAACAGAGATGCATTCATTAAAGATGTCGAAAAAAGCCACGAAGCTTTAGCAATCGACCGTCAACAGATGAATGAAAACTTTTTAGGTTTATTGAAACGAGATTTTAATACACTGATTAATTATTCTCTTTTAGCGATTGTTTTAACAATAATTGTTTTCTTCAGAAATTTTGAATTGTCGCTTTTAACAATGTTTCCTATTGTTTTAACAGGAGTCGTTACCGCGGGAATTCTTTATTTTTTAGGGCTGGAATTAAATATTTTCAGCACTGTTGTCTGTACTTTGGTTTTCGGTGTGGGCGATGATTTCAGTATTTTCCTGACGAAAGCAATGCAAAAAGAGCATACAAACGGGAAAAATGAACTTCCGACTTACAGAACCTCTATTATTTTGGCAGTTTTCACAACTATTTTATCCATCGGTTCGTTGATTTTTGCAAAACACCCCGCTTTACATTCTTTAGCTTTGGTTGCTTTAATTGGTATGTTTTCGGTGATTGTGATCACCTCCACTTTATATCCGTTTTGGTTTAGGTTTTTAATTACCAACAGACAAAAGAAAGGATTGTCACCAATTACTTTGAGGTTATTTTTGCGTTCAGTCTTCTCATTTATATATTATGGTTTGGGTGGGCTTATTTTTTCTTTCTTCGGACATTTCTTCATTAAAAAAGCCAAAGGAAAAACGTTAGACAACATTAAAAAAGCCATTGCTTTATTTTTAAAATCGGTTTTGCATCTTACCCCATTTGTAAAGAAAACTGTAATAAGAAATCCGAACGAAGATTTCAGCAAACCAGCAGTAATTATTGCCAATCACACCTCATTTCTCGATACTTTGGCGATTGCAATGACAACACATAAGATCGTTTATCTTGTCAACGATTGGGTATGGAATTCTCCAGTTTTTGGTAAGCTGGTAAGAGCTTTGGGCTTTTTCCCAGTTTCTCAAGGTATCGAAAATGGAAAAGAAAAATTAAAAGAAAAAATCGACCAAGGCTATTCATTAGTTGTTTTCCCTGAAGCAGAAAGGTCTTACACCAACGATGTGAAACGCTTTCACAAAGGAGCTTTTTATCTGGCTGAAGAATTCGGTTTGGATATTTTACCACTTTACATTCACGGGAATTCTGAAGTACAGCCAAAAGGCGACTTTATTATCTACGACGGAAGTATTACGGTAAAAGTAGGCGACAGAATCAATAAAAACGATTTAAATTTTGGAAAAGATTATTCTGAAAGAACGAAAAAGATCAATGCTTATTTCAGAGATGAGTTTGCCAAACTGAGAAATGAAATTGAAGACGAAAATTATTTTAAAAAGAAACTGTTTTTAAGCTTTTTATATAAAGAAAACGAAGTCGTAAAACCTGTAAAAGAAGATTTTAATAAAAATAAATCGGTTTATTTTGAACTGAACAAACACATTCCGAATGATGCAACGATTTTTCATATCGCTGATGATTTTGGACAAAAAGATATTTTGCTGACTTTGCAACAAGCCGGAAGAAGAGTTTTTAGTTTAATTAATGATGAGGAAAAAAGACTGGTTGCCAAAAACAATTATCTGGTACAGAGACGAAAAATTTTCTACATTGATAATCAGAGCCAAATCAATAAAAAAGTTGATCTGCTTTTAATTTCTGATGATAATTTTAATCTTAATGATATCAAAGATTTACCCGAGACTATTATTTTATTAAATAGTAAGAATCAAACTTTTGAAAATCCTAATTATAAAGAGGTTGTTATTTCAGAATCAATAAAAATATTTAGGCACGAATAA
- a CDS encoding EpsG family protein encodes MSLLHPYYLIAIVYMLFFSVQEVFGNKVEKKWFWFLGIYLMIVAGLRENVGPDYGSYVMIYVYADTKEYINILLKALHIHGSQNVDLEWLFALINKVLLNVFNAPFYVLTLIIAICAVFFKVEYTDDNTFYPFTFTLFMFIPGFFIGESGQIRQNLGTFIVYFALRYIKERKLIHYLFWIFIASGIHNVCYLFLPMYWLVRVPLNRYWMLILIIGSIIASPFEIYRVFGDFLTGVTSDSMLVEGFNGYMNQSAERLNGGIGIPEAMMAILTFFLFTFDDKMMEKFPYYEYHKVYAVMGICMYFIFRNNSIFSSRLAGAFIGFAYIIIPNTMYVVSSNTKKTIYAFIIALFLFNFIVFASFQNIVRGRFTSELYKNYLLP; translated from the coding sequence ATGAGTTTACTGCACCCTTATTATCTGATTGCTATTGTTTACATGCTGTTTTTTAGCGTTCAGGAAGTCTTTGGAAATAAGGTTGAAAAAAAATGGTTTTGGTTTTTAGGAATCTATTTAATGATTGTTGCGGGACTTCGTGAGAATGTGGGACCAGATTATGGAAGTTATGTAATGATTTATGTGTATGCAGATACCAAAGAATATATCAATATACTTCTAAAAGCATTACATATTCACGGGTCTCAAAATGTTGATTTAGAATGGCTTTTTGCATTGATTAATAAAGTATTGCTCAATGTGTTTAACGCACCGTTTTATGTTCTTACGTTGATTATTGCTATTTGCGCCGTATTTTTTAAAGTAGAATATACTGACGATAATACTTTCTATCCCTTTACTTTCACTTTGTTTATGTTTATTCCGGGCTTTTTTATTGGGGAAAGCGGACAGATAAGACAGAATCTGGGGACTTTTATTGTGTATTTTGCTTTACGTTATATTAAAGAAAGAAAGCTTATTCATTATCTTTTCTGGATTTTCATTGCTTCAGGTATTCATAATGTTTGTTACCTTTTTTTACCCATGTATTGGCTGGTTCGTGTTCCTTTAAACAGATATTGGATGCTGATTTTAATTATCGGTTCAATTATCGCTTCACCATTTGAGATTTACAGAGTATTCGGAGATTTTCTGACGGGTGTCACCTCAGACAGTATGCTTGTCGAAGGTTTCAACGGATACATGAACCAATCTGCAGAAAGATTGAATGGAGGTATTGGTATTCCGGAGGCGATGATGGCAATTCTTACATTTTTCTTGTTTACGTTTGATGATAAAATGATGGAAAAATTCCCTTATTATGAATATCATAAGGTTTACGCCGTGATGGGAATATGTATGTATTTTATTTTTAGAAACAATAGTATATTTTCTTCCAGATTGGCAGGTGCTTTTATAGGTTTTGCCTATATCATTATTCCCAATACGATGTATGTAGTTTCGTCAAATACCAAAAAGACGATTTACGCTTTTATTATCGCTTTATTCTTATTCAATTTTATTGTTTTTGCAAGCTTTCAAAACATTGTAAGAGGTAGATTTACCTCAGAACTTTACAAAAATTATCTGCTACCTTAA
- a CDS encoding T9SS type A sorting domain-containing protein, giving the protein MNKKYFYSVAAAFCFFSVDAQNLESKNTFCKSEHSALIKKTDTLGSKFPDKSNGNTERVAAKDWMKAPNSYIFEPSQANDGIYIPVKKAYAMWSGYKFLGYSGIPDGNITADVLWEDNHGLIKSGLDYSLEIEGSGESAKIKVPVNKSKEGNAVVVFRVNGEIFWSWHIWVTEDPTNGSTYKSFAGVKREKSDGTVEVIPDAEWKWMDRNLGALSNSITADDWNKNGGLLYQWGRKDPIPALVYRGNDFYEVSGSIGRVRHRGAKNFTGAVNFDDLRKFVLLSNATVDNNMKLSVKNPLSLIYVNKDDNSGPAYYNNNANLMINWFGRTVALTDSRLTELNLWSDNAKGRLNTDYTSDASSAPYRNKSSFDPCPNGWRIPSMLVANLASGGYVDNIRVDFSPFGTRTNIGKNAFESNGYHIIKPNDNNVPAFMTGFKVFPNVGFNLSNVGGNSMGMFPGTGHVIINTQGGQYTDQHHVGLWTSTMTRFYDTTPAVSSRMLFMLPDKYQGDTPDSANPTIKGRYWYMPLSTAKTSDANACRCIKDPLFQLNDYDFPTEYINPISEYTVGLDNPNTYQVVKSTVSSTVEIPVAKAFSVQSQLLNNPDILNTSSFNDLKVNVLWTTNTDLINSVNIINPSPGSLTDLSNSKIAVNLGANQSGNAVVTLHNGSITNPVYWSWHIWVTDTAIESNIYATETPNAVATNYVNYVPKGDVLKTEFMDRNLGAVDAFPVVANPLAPTVQEYLKIKASTGLQYQWGRKDPIPSFQYADRTSYDIFLGNTNSTGAIAYTTLNAASYNNTSGNYIIPYNTYTDASNANILASDKVNEKVAKVLSYSVENPLVYMIPSSFAPYNGAVPNYTNGTDWLLNEPNVANDRWGRGGKKSPFDPCPEGWRIPDLTDVAIVTNRDFGLSPWYKKDKKVATSYSLTADYLGVPVKNSANASIGFVFNNPAYAVGNYPNSGSRGFRSVLANQTPVGTYGVNNFQYPGVWTAALNSNYIGRPINILFDTASAANRFIAFHDNNDPYFGMNCRCVKVKYNQNGDEEGAIPAIPVTPGSAVRASNVFSKDEISEKIKENKITLFPNPVQDRLYIKATEDKDYYFQIYNTAGQMVKSGKFENNFTNVSGLVGGIYLVRINNSETVVKIIKK; this is encoded by the coding sequence ATGAATAAAAAATACTTTTACAGTGTTGCGGCAGCATTCTGTTTCTTTTCTGTTGATGCTCAAAATTTAGAATCAAAAAATACTTTTTGTAAATCAGAACATTCAGCATTGATAAAAAAAACAGATACTTTAGGTAGTAAGTTTCCCGATAAAAGTAACGGAAACACCGAGAGAGTCGCTGCAAAAGATTGGATGAAGGCTCCGAATAGTTATATTTTCGAACCTTCACAAGCGAACGACGGAATTTATATTCCTGTGAAAAAGGCTTATGCCATGTGGTCTGGCTATAAATTTTTAGGTTATTCTGGTATTCCGGACGGAAATATTACAGCAGATGTTCTTTGGGAAGATAATCATGGTCTGATCAAGTCGGGATTGGATTACAGCCTGGAAATCGAGGGTTCTGGAGAAAGTGCTAAAATAAAAGTACCTGTAAATAAATCAAAAGAAGGCAATGCGGTTGTCGTTTTTAGAGTAAATGGAGAAATTTTTTGGTCCTGGCATATTTGGGTTACCGAAGACCCTACCAATGGATCAACCTACAAAAGTTTTGCAGGCGTTAAAAGAGAAAAAAGCGACGGTACGGTAGAAGTAATTCCTGATGCAGAATGGAAATGGATGGATAGAAACCTAGGTGCTTTAAGTAACTCAATTACTGCGGATGATTGGAATAAAAATGGAGGTCTGTTATATCAATGGGGAAGAAAAGATCCTATTCCTGCTTTGGTTTATAGAGGGAATGATTTTTATGAGGTTTCTGGTTCTATTGGAAGAGTGCGTCATAGAGGAGCAAAAAACTTTACTGGTGCTGTTAATTTTGATGACCTTAGAAAATTCGTCTTATTATCTAATGCAACTGTAGATAATAATATGAAGCTTTCTGTAAAAAATCCGTTAAGTCTTATTTATGTAAATAAAGATGATAATTCGGGCCCTGCTTATTACAATAACAACGCAAATCTTATGATTAATTGGTTTGGAAGAACTGTAGCTTTGACAGATAGTAGACTCACTGAGCTCAATTTATGGTCAGATAATGCCAAAGGTAGACTCAATACAGATTATACAAGTGATGCAAGCAGCGCTCCGTATAGAAATAAATCTTCATTTGACCCTTGCCCGAACGGATGGCGAATTCCTTCAATGCTTGTTGCTAATTTAGCTTCCGGTGGATATGTTGATAATATAAGGGTAGATTTTTCTCCATTTGGAACAAGAACAAATATCGGGAAGAATGCCTTCGAATCTAATGGATATCATATCATAAAACCAAATGATAATAATGTTCCAGCTTTCATGACGGGATTTAAAGTATTTCCTAACGTTGGTTTTAATTTATCAAATGTTGGAGGAAATAGTATGGGTATGTTTCCCGGAACTGGGCATGTTATTATCAATACTCAGGGAGGGCAATATACAGACCAGCATCATGTAGGTTTGTGGACTTCAACGATGACACGATTTTATGATACAACTCCGGCTGTAAGCTCACGTATGCTATTTATGCTTCCAGATAAATATCAGGGAGATACTCCAGATTCGGCAAACCCGACCATTAAAGGCAGATATTGGTATATGCCATTATCAACTGCCAAAACTTCGGATGCTAATGCTTGTAGATGTATTAAAGATCCGTTATTTCAGCTTAATGATTATGATTTTCCTACAGAATATATAAACCCAATTTCTGAATATACAGTTGGGTTAGATAATCCAAACACATATCAGGTTGTAAAGTCTACAGTGTCTTCAACTGTTGAAATCCCTGTAGCTAAAGCATTTTCTGTTCAGAGTCAATTGCTGAATAATCCAGATATTTTAAACACTTCCAGCTTTAATGATCTGAAGGTTAATGTTCTCTGGACAACTAACACAGATTTAATTAATTCAGTAAATATTATAAATCCTTCACCGGGATCATTGACGGATTTATCAAATTCTAAAATTGCGGTTAATTTAGGCGCTAATCAAAGCGGAAATGCTGTGGTTACTTTACATAACGGAAGTATTACAAATCCTGTTTACTGGTCATGGCATATTTGGGTAACAGATACAGCGATAGAATCTAATATTTATGCAACTGAAACTCCTAATGCAGTAGCGACTAATTATGTAAATTATGTTCCTAAAGGTGATGTTTTAAAAACAGAATTTATGGATCGGAATCTTGGTGCAGTCGATGCTTTTCCGGTTGTTGCTAATCCTCTAGCTCCCACAGTTCAGGAATATTTAAAAATTAAAGCTTCTACAGGATTGCAATATCAATGGGGAAGAAAAGATCCAATTCCTTCATTTCAATATGCTGACAGAACTTCTTATGATATATTTTTAGGAAACACGAATTCAACTGGAGCGATTGCTTATACTACACTTAATGCGGCTTCATACAACAACACGTCAGGAAATTATATTATTCCTTACAATACATATACAGATGCATCCAATGCAAATATTTTAGCAAGTGATAAAGTAAACGAAAAAGTAGCGAAAGTGCTTTCTTACTCAGTAGAAAACCCTTTGGTTTATATGATTCCAAGTTCTTTTGCTCCTTATAATGGTGCGGTTCCGAATTATACTAATGGTACAGACTGGCTTTTAAATGAGCCGAATGTTGCCAATGACCGATGGGGAAGAGGTGGTAAAAAATCGCCTTTCGATCCTTGTCCTGAAGGATGGAGAATTCCAGATCTCACAGATGTGGCAATTGTTACCAATAGAGATTTTGGTCTTTCGCCTTGGTATAAAAAAGATAAAAAAGTGGCAACAAGTTATAGCTTGACCGCTGATTATTTGGGAGTACCCGTAAAAAATTCTGCTAATGCAAGTATTGGTTTTGTTTTCAATAATCCGGCTTATGCTGTAGGAAATTATCCTAATTCTGGGTCGCGTGGTTTTAGAAGTGTGTTGGCAAATCAAACTCCCGTTGGAACTTATGGAGTAAATAATTTTCAATATCCCGGTGTTTGGACGGCTGCTTTAAACTCAAATTATATTGGCAGACCAATTAATATTTTATTTGATACGGCTTCTGCAGCGAATCGTTTTATTGCTTTCCATGATAATAATGATCCTTATTTTGGGATGAATTGCCGATGTGTTAAAGTAAAATACAATCAAAACGGAGACGAAGAAGGTGCTATTCCGGCAATTCCTGTAACACCAGGTTCTGCTGTACGAGCTTCAAATGTTTTCAGCAAAGATGAGATTTCTGAAAAGATAAAAGAAAACAAGATTACTCTTTTCCCAAATCCGGTACAAGATCGATTGTATATTAAGGCAACTGAAGATAAAGATTATTATTTTCAAATTTACAATACGGCAGGTCAAATGGTAAAATCAGGAAAGTTTGAAAACAATTTTACCAATGTCTCTGGCTTGGTAGGAGGGATTTACTTGGTAAGAATTAATAATTCTGAAACAGTAGTTAAAATTATAAAAAAATAA